One Pseudomonas lalucatii genomic window carries:
- the rpsA gene encoding 30S ribosomal protein S1 — translation MSESFAELFEESLKSLDMQPGAIITGIVVDIDGDWVTVHAGLKSEGVIPLEQFFNEQGELTIKVGDEVHVALDAVEDGFGETKLSREKAKRAECWIVLEAAFAAEEVVKGVINGKVKGGFTVDVNGIRAFLPGSLVDVRPVRDTTHLEGKELEFKVIKLDQKRNNVVVSRRSVLEAENSAEREALLESLQEGQQVKGIVKNLTDYGAFVDLGGVDGLLHITDMAWKRIKHPSEIVNVGDEIDVKVLKYDRERNRVSLGLKQLGEDPWVAIKARYPESTRVMARVTNLTDYGCFAELEEGVEGLVHVSEMDWTNKNIHPSKVVQVGDEVEVMVLDIDEERRRISLGIKQCKTNPWEDFSSQFNKGDKISGTIKSITDFGIFIGLDGGIDGLVHLSDISWNEVGEEAVRRFKKGDELETVILSVDPERERISLGIKQLEDDPFSNYVSINDKGTIVRGTVKEVDAKGAIIDLGNDIEATLKASEISRDRVEDARNVLKEGEEVEAKIISVDRKSRVISLSIKSKDVEDEKEAIKEMRSKQEVETSGPTTIGDLIRAQMENQN, via the coding sequence GAACTATTTGAAGAAAGCCTGAAATCCCTCGACATGCAGCCGGGTGCCATCATCACCGGCATCGTGGTCGACATCGACGGTGACTGGGTCACCGTGCATGCCGGCCTGAAGTCCGAGGGCGTCATCCCGCTCGAGCAGTTCTTCAACGAACAAGGCGAGCTGACCATCAAGGTCGGTGACGAAGTCCACGTTGCGCTGGACGCGGTTGAAGATGGCTTCGGTGAAACCAAGCTGTCCCGCGAAAAAGCCAAGCGCGCCGAGTGCTGGATCGTTCTGGAAGCAGCTTTCGCCGCCGAGGAAGTGGTCAAGGGCGTTATCAACGGTAAGGTTAAGGGCGGCTTCACTGTCGACGTTAACGGCATCCGTGCGTTCCTGCCAGGTTCCTTGGTCGATGTACGTCCGGTGCGTGATACCACCCACCTGGAAGGCAAAGAGCTCGAGTTCAAGGTCATCAAGCTGGACCAGAAGCGCAACAACGTTGTCGTTTCCCGCCGCAGCGTGCTGGAAGCCGAGAACAGCGCCGAGCGCGAGGCTCTGCTGGAGTCCCTGCAGGAAGGCCAGCAGGTCAAGGGTATCGTCAAGAACCTCACCGACTACGGCGCGTTCGTGGACCTGGGTGGCGTCGACGGCCTGCTGCACATCACCGACATGGCCTGGAAGCGCATCAAGCACCCGTCGGAGATCGTCAACGTTGGCGACGAGATCGACGTCAAGGTCCTGAAGTACGATCGCGAGCGTAACCGCGTATCCCTCGGCCTGAAGCAGCTGGGCGAAGACCCATGGGTTGCCATCAAGGCCCGTTACCCGGAGAGCACCCGCGTCATGGCGCGCGTGACCAACCTGACCGACTACGGCTGCTTCGCTGAGCTGGAAGAAGGCGTTGAAGGCCTGGTACACGTCTCCGAAATGGACTGGACCAACAAGAACATCCACCCGTCGAAAGTCGTTCAGGTTGGCGACGAAGTGGAAGTCATGGTTCTGGACATCGACGAAGAGCGTCGTCGTATCTCCCTGGGTATCAAGCAGTGCAAGACCAACCCGTGGGAAGACTTCTCCAGCCAGTTCAACAAGGGTGACAAGATCTCCGGCACCATCAAGTCGATCACCGATTTCGGTATCTTCATTGGTCTGGACGGCGGCATCGACGGCCTGGTTCACCTGTCCGACATCTCCTGGAACGAAGTGGGCGAAGAAGCCGTACGTCGTTTCAAGAAGGGCGACGAGCTGGAAACCGTCATCCTCTCCGTCGATCCGGAGCGCGAGCGCATCTCCCTGGGCATCAAGCAGCTGGAAGACGATCCGTTCTCCAACTACGTGTCGATCAACGACAAGGGCACCATCGTCCGTGGCACCGTGAAAGAAGTTGACGCCAAGGGCGCCATCATCGATCTGGGCAACGATATCGAAGCGACGCTGAAGGCCTCCGAAATCAGCCGTGACCGCGTTGAAGACGCGCGCAACGTGCTGAAGGAAGGCGAAGAAGTCGAAGCCAAGATCATCAGCGTTGACCGCAAGAGCCGCGTGATCAGCCTGTCCATCAAGTCCAAGGATGTCGAGGACGAGAAGGAAGCGATCAAGGAAATGCGTAGCAAGCAGGAAGTCGAGACTTCCGGTCCGACCACCATCGGTGATCTGATTCGTGCGCAGATGGAAAACCAGAACTAA